The Streptomyces sp. NBC_00224 genome has a window encoding:
- a CDS encoding RiPP maturation radical SAM C-methyltransferase: MRVLLVNMPWSPIDLPSLALGILKRSVDERVPGAKAEVLHANLEFTDWITERTEFTADDYEYYALSSYFMGCGDWVFSSALYDDPAWRDQEFAAAMKGKLRKSRLRMSQELHRVVPEFVEMIAERIVAYAPDVVGFTSTFQQNTAALAAARHVKRLAPHIVTVMGGANCDGEQGEAVHRNFAFVDHVIRGEGETAFPQLLTALGEGADPAALAAVPGLCHRGADGTVVVNPMATSPIPPVAILPPDYSGYFERLGTSVARNWVEPKLVVEGARGCWWGEKHHCTFCGLNGSFMQYRSKSPETFYSEIMELARRHRVLDMYLVDNILDMGYLSTVLPRIIESGYDLRMHIEIKANMRRSQLRTLAEAGLIYVQPGIESLNNRVLDLMDKGVSGCQNVRMLRDGAETGLSVAWNYLHGFPGETAEDYDPVIAQIPALEHLNPPVDLSARIAIERFSPYFNRPELGFDGLRPEEHYRFTYDLPESELYDLAYVFEAPQRGIGEPTVTALNNAIDAWKKHHADARLTHTDLGDRIVLVSRRRTFAWRAMELTDPYELVAFRLLDQPHTAAALTRKAAARAKGDAREESEVQRLLDSWLALGLVFTDSGQYVHIAPSAVNEDLLRLDFMRHAHAALDAAEPARPEPAHV, encoded by the coding sequence ATGCGTGTTCTGCTGGTCAACATGCCCTGGTCGCCGATCGACCTGCCGTCGCTGGCCCTGGGAATCCTCAAGCGCAGCGTCGACGAACGCGTGCCGGGCGCCAAGGCGGAAGTGCTGCACGCCAATCTCGAATTCACCGACTGGATCACCGAGCGCACCGAATTCACCGCCGACGACTACGAGTACTACGCGCTCTCCTCCTATTTCATGGGCTGCGGCGACTGGGTGTTCTCCTCCGCCCTCTACGACGACCCGGCCTGGCGCGACCAGGAGTTCGCGGCTGCGATGAAGGGCAAGCTGCGCAAGTCCCGGCTGCGTATGTCACAGGAACTGCACCGTGTCGTACCGGAGTTCGTGGAGATGATCGCCGAGCGGATCGTCGCGTACGCGCCCGACGTCGTCGGCTTCACCTCCACCTTCCAGCAGAACACCGCGGCCCTCGCCGCCGCCCGGCACGTCAAGCGGCTCGCCCCGCACATCGTGACCGTGATGGGCGGCGCCAACTGCGACGGCGAGCAGGGGGAGGCCGTCCACCGCAACTTCGCGTTCGTGGACCACGTCATCCGCGGCGAGGGCGAGACGGCCTTCCCGCAGCTGCTCACCGCCCTCGGCGAGGGCGCCGACCCGGCCGCGCTCGCCGCCGTGCCGGGCCTGTGCCACCGCGGCGCCGACGGCACGGTCGTGGTCAACCCGATGGCCACCAGCCCGATCCCGCCCGTCGCGATCCTGCCCCCCGACTACAGCGGCTACTTCGAGCGGCTCGGCACCTCGGTGGCCCGCAACTGGGTCGAGCCGAAGCTGGTCGTCGAGGGCGCCCGGGGCTGCTGGTGGGGCGAGAAGCACCACTGCACCTTCTGCGGCCTCAACGGCTCCTTCATGCAGTACCGCTCCAAGAGCCCCGAGACGTTCTACTCGGAGATCATGGAGCTCGCCCGCCGCCACCGCGTCCTCGACATGTACCTCGTCGACAACATCCTCGACATGGGCTACCTCTCCACGGTGCTGCCCCGCATCATCGAGAGCGGCTACGACCTGCGCATGCACATCGAGATCAAGGCGAACATGCGCCGCAGCCAGCTCCGTACGCTCGCCGAGGCCGGACTGATCTACGTCCAGCCGGGCATCGAGAGCCTCAACAACCGGGTGCTCGACCTGATGGACAAGGGCGTCAGCGGCTGCCAGAACGTCCGGATGCTCCGCGACGGCGCCGAGACCGGGCTCTCGGTGGCCTGGAACTATCTGCACGGCTTCCCGGGCGAGACCGCCGAGGACTACGACCCGGTGATCGCCCAGATACCGGCGCTCGAACACCTCAACCCGCCGGTCGACCTGTCCGCGCGCATCGCCATCGAGCGCTTCAGCCCCTACTTCAACCGCCCCGAGCTCGGCTTCGACGGCCTGCGCCCCGAGGAGCACTACCGCTTCACCTACGACCTGCCCGAGTCGGAGCTCTACGACCTCGCGTACGTCTTCGAGGCCCCCCAGCGCGGCATCGGCGAACCCACCGTCACCGCCCTCAACAACGCCATCGACGCCTGGAAGAAGCACCACGCGGACGCCCGCCTCACCCACACCGACCTCGGCGACCGCATCGTCCTGGTCAGCCGGCGCCGGACGTTCGCGTGGCGCGCGATGGAGCTGACCGACCCGTACGAGCTGGTCGCCTTCCGCCTCCTCGACCAGCCGCACACGGCCGCGGCCCTCACCCGCAAGGCCGCCGCCCGTGCCAAGGGCGACGCCCGCGAGGAGAGCGAGGTGCAGCGCCTGCTCGACTCCTGGCTCGCGCTCGGCCTGGTCTTCACCGACAGCGGCCAGTACGTCCACATCGCGCCCTCGGCCGTCAACGAGGACCTGCTGCGCCTGGACTTCATGCGCCACGCCCACGCCGCCCTCGACGCGGCCGAGCCCGCCCGCCCCGAGCCCGCCCACGTATGA
- a CDS encoding DUF5825 family protein, with translation MSTALTTRTAALTVAAWRDYDPDACALPGMHLGDLELTGPMGEEADRLWETGVRRVRLAEPVDLADTRTPGAAHHAVRALSLVRDLTARAVLVEWKLRLDPAADADAWQVLSHIQPPQRLEGPADAAEALRLWRDGHYLCKCLWRQGPGFVQIRDRRWGDLRRFTADEPEYHEVIEALVYGAPADSVPPAVLADFLSEKLVLEVGDLAWWLPYRVNRWIQEAMAI, from the coding sequence ATGAGCACCGCCCTCACCACGCGCACCGCGGCCCTCACCGTCGCCGCCTGGCGCGACTACGACCCCGACGCCTGCGCCCTGCCCGGGATGCACCTGGGCGACCTCGAACTGACCGGCCCCATGGGGGAGGAGGCCGACCGGCTGTGGGAGACGGGCGTGCGCCGCGTCCGCCTCGCGGAGCCGGTCGACCTCGCCGACACGCGCACCCCGGGCGCCGCCCACCACGCCGTACGCGCCCTCAGCCTCGTGCGGGACCTGACGGCCCGCGCCGTGCTCGTCGAGTGGAAGCTGCGGCTCGACCCGGCGGCGGACGCCGACGCCTGGCAGGTCCTGAGCCACATCCAGCCGCCGCAGCGCCTGGAGGGGCCCGCCGACGCGGCCGAAGCGCTGCGCCTGTGGCGAGACGGCCACTACCTGTGCAAGTGCCTGTGGCGGCAGGGGCCCGGCTTCGTCCAGATCCGCGACCGCCGCTGGGGCGACCTGCGCCGCTTCACCGCGGACGAGCCCGAGTACCACGAGGTCATCGAGGCCCTGGTCTACGGCGCCCCGGCGGACTCGGTGCCGCCCGCCGTCCTCGCCGACTTCCTCTCCGAGAAGCTGGTCCTGGAGGTGGGTGACCTGGCGTGGTGGCTGCCGTACCGGGTGAACCGCTGGATCCAGGAGGCCATGGCGATCTGA
- a CDS encoding PPK2 family polyphosphate kinase: MAKQGSTGGKGKKKPEQRDLRRLLRVPGGKRVDLASCPADATPAGPKDKAEGLAATARMGDELAGLQERLYAASTAGDRRRVLLVLQGMDTSGKGGTVKHVIGLFNPSGCRIKAFKAPTQEELNHPFLWRVMRALPQPGEIGIFDRSHYEDVLIARVRELVPRRQLGRRYGQISRFEQSLADDGVSVIKVFLHISYEQQRRRLLERLSNPDKHWKFNPGDIDERALWPAYQEAYETALERCSTDAAPWYLVPADRKWYRNWAVSRLLLEHLRELDPQYPKGDFDVEECRRRLT, encoded by the coding sequence GTGGCCAAGCAGGGCAGCACAGGCGGCAAGGGCAAGAAGAAGCCCGAGCAGCGGGATCTGCGTCGGCTGCTGCGCGTCCCCGGGGGCAAGCGCGTCGACCTTGCCTCCTGCCCGGCCGACGCCACCCCGGCCGGGCCGAAGGACAAGGCGGAGGGGCTGGCGGCGACCGCCCGGATGGGCGACGAGCTCGCCGGGCTGCAAGAGCGGCTGTACGCGGCGAGCACGGCGGGCGACCGGCGCCGGGTGCTGCTCGTGCTCCAGGGCATGGACACCAGCGGCAAGGGCGGCACGGTCAAGCACGTCATCGGTCTGTTCAACCCGTCGGGCTGCCGGATCAAGGCGTTCAAGGCGCCCACCCAGGAGGAGCTCAACCACCCCTTCCTGTGGCGGGTCATGCGGGCGCTGCCGCAGCCCGGCGAGATCGGCATCTTCGACCGCTCGCACTACGAGGACGTGCTGATCGCCCGGGTCCGCGAGCTGGTCCCGCGCCGCCAGCTGGGCCGCCGCTACGGGCAGATCAGCCGGTTCGAGCAGTCGCTCGCGGACGACGGCGTGAGCGTCATCAAGGTTTTCCTGCACATCAGTTACGAGCAGCAGCGCCGCCGGCTGCTCGAACGGCTCAGCAACCCGGACAAGCACTGGAAGTTCAACCCGGGTGACATCGACGAGCGGGCGCTGTGGCCCGCGTACCAGGAGGCGTACGAGACCGCCCTGGAGCGGTGCTCGACGGACGCGGCCCCCTGGTACCTGGTGCCCGCCGACCGCAAGTGGTACCGGAACTGGGCGGTCAGCCGACTCCTCCTGGAGCATCTGCGGGAGCTCGACCCGCAGTACCCGAAGGGCGACTTCGACGTGGAGGAGTGCCGGAGGCGGCTGACCTGA
- a CDS encoding alkaline phosphatase PhoX, giving the protein MSEARATRRQILARTGASAAAIAFTGAVTELFSGGPAVAAPSRRGYGPLVPDPAGLLDLPEGFRYRVLSREGDPLRSGEGRVPSNHDGMAAFAGRRGGVRLVRNHENRVTAAIPVPHVEGLVYDPMGKGGCTALELDAENRVLSERVALSGTAVNCAGGRTPWNTWLSCEETEDRAGTNGYTKDHGYIFEVDGADPRRTGAVPLTAMGRFQHEAIAIDPHRGVVYETEDAFDKPFGLFYRFLPERPLGGTGSLRAGGALEAMRVPDVPDLSVVQEPGACFDGIEWVPVPDPSARQTPVRLQDFGRRGITHAQKLEGCYWSGDCVYFVSSYARVAEGSGADHFGQVWRYEPRRRRLTLVVVFGPATDVQLPGESPDNITLAPDGGLMVCEDGNGAQHVFGLTRRGEVYAMARGRQDIGKPGAPEWGEFAGVTFAPDGRTMYVNCYTPGTTFAVTGPFAH; this is encoded by the coding sequence ATGTCCGAAGCGCGAGCAACACGACGTCAGATCCTCGCCCGCACCGGCGCCTCGGCCGCCGCGATCGCTTTCACGGGCGCGGTCACCGAACTCTTCAGCGGGGGCCCGGCCGTGGCCGCCCCCAGCCGGCGCGGCTACGGGCCGCTGGTGCCCGACCCGGCCGGGCTGCTCGATCTGCCGGAAGGATTCCGCTACCGGGTGCTCTCGCGCGAGGGCGACCCGCTGCGCTCCGGCGAGGGCCGGGTGCCCAGCAACCACGACGGCATGGCCGCGTTCGCGGGGCGCCGCGGCGGCGTCCGGCTGGTGCGCAACCACGAGAACCGGGTCACCGCCGCGATCCCGGTCCCGCATGTCGAGGGGCTGGTGTACGACCCGATGGGCAAGGGCGGGTGTACGGCCCTGGAGCTCGACGCGGAGAACCGGGTGCTGTCCGAGCGGGTCGCCCTCAGCGGCACCGCCGTCAACTGCGCGGGTGGCCGCACCCCTTGGAACACCTGGCTGAGCTGCGAGGAGACCGAGGACCGGGCCGGTACCAACGGGTACACCAAGGACCACGGCTACATTTTCGAGGTCGACGGCGCCGACCCGCGCCGCACCGGGGCCGTACCGCTCACCGCGATGGGCCGGTTCCAGCACGAGGCGATCGCGATCGACCCGCACCGCGGTGTCGTGTACGAGACCGAGGACGCCTTCGACAAGCCCTTCGGGCTCTTCTACCGCTTCCTGCCGGAGCGGCCGCTCGGCGGCACGGGCTCGCTGCGCGCGGGCGGCGCCCTGGAGGCGATGCGCGTCCCGGACGTGCCCGATCTGTCGGTGGTGCAGGAGCCGGGTGCGTGCTTCGACGGGATCGAGTGGGTGCCGGTGCCCGACCCGTCGGCCCGGCAGACACCGGTGCGGCTCCAGGACTTCGGCCGGCGCGGCATCACCCACGCGCAGAAGCTGGAGGGCTGCTACTGGAGCGGCGACTGCGTCTACTTCGTCTCCAGCTACGCGCGCGTGGCGGAGGGCTCGGGCGCCGACCACTTCGGTCAGGTGTGGCGGTACGAGCCGAGGCGCCGCCGCCTCACCCTGGTGGTCGTCTTCGGCCCGGCCACCGACGTCCAGCTGCCCGGCGAGTCCCCGGACAACATCACTCTCGCGCCCGACGGCGGGCTGATGGTGTGCGAGGACGGCAACGGCGCCCAGCACGTCTTCGGACTGACCCGGCGCGGCGAGGTGTACGCCATGGCGCGCGGACGCCAGGACATCGGGAAGCCCGGAGCCCCCGAATGGGGCGAGTTCGCGGGGGTCACCTTCGCCCCGGACGGGCGCACGATGTACGTCAACTGCTACACGCCGGGAACGACCTTCGCGGTGACGGGGCCCTTCGCCCACTAG